The Dehalogenimonas lykanthroporepellens BL-DC-9 genome includes a window with the following:
- a CDS encoding Immunoglobulin I-set domain protein (PFAM: Immunoglobulin I-set domain protein; FG-GAP repeat protein~KEGG: psl:Psta_4082 outer membrane adhesin like proteiin) — MKQSPLLTLPILLLAGALIWLSSSPIAYHAGPVTGLYMISVSPVPGAFSAPADSAIQASFSEPVASQSLTPDSFRVHGSLSGTIPGTFGGGGTSTVTFFPSSAFLPGERVTVTITDTLSAVSGNELSPTYTWQFTVSASAGPGSFSISQVLAATAYSSVSVGDLNRDGYVDAVLSKNGQNEIWLNQGDGTLSLYWTAPEADETRRTVLFDLDNDGDLDIYVANKGNDFIWLNHDNASSFNNNQTFSFNDSTAAVASDFDNDGFIDIYVTRYGNSDVLLMNDGNGALQATGAIPGASTNSNGAVIADFNNDGLLDVFTAIQGYNQVLLNEGSAVFTPGWTSPNSRISYALDTGDFNSDDNMDVLVANGNTPNEIWLGNGDGTFADSGQSLGGNIWTADIAAADFNGDGLPDVYQANGIVPGPDQVLFSDSGGNLVDSGAVFDSKISTAVATADFNNDGFVDFLVTSSDGAELWLNLTEGINITSPVSSSTWFIGDTELLTWTSFGFDGAVAIEISRDGGNTWVSIGADVDNTGTFEWTVDEPESPTVRFRITSVTDQSMTAVSEQFTILFPDPVAMNDSYQTEQDTELAVPSDQGVLVNDTFGGSMDLSASLVTGPENGSLEIYPNGSFIYIPDVGYFGNDSFSYSASAGVQVSNIASVEITVIGHTNVPPMAVDDTFVTQKNQTLAISENEGVLANDADEESESLSASLITDVTNGELNFQSDGSFQYIPAEGFSGIDSFVYKANDGTDDSNPATVTIMVEDNSPKITAEPTDILIVYGETGQFTSEAIGVPAPSIQWQQSLDHGQTWIDIPGAVDGTLTLSQADVSWTGRQYRSVFTNEHGSTASSAARLTVSARTVVVTADPVNKTYGEDDPVLSFQISVGSLVAGDAFDGEPGREPGEDTGEYVIYQGSLSLSSNYELTFKGSTLTILPKPASATPDNISKYEGEPDPVLTGTLNGFLENDGITAEYSREPGEGLGQYQIQVILTPADKLTNYQVTLNTGVFSIVDNPYPQIVEQPDDQTIIYGNDAVFTIVAEGNPAPEVVWQTSDDGIEWQSVIDGTGHVFTVRTPEVAIDGRRYRAVVTNEFGEIYSRIVTLNVVPRAVAPIVTVAEKVYDENTTAHINFRALSGLIDGDDVYLVGGNAVFATRDTGNDIAVTITGLSIAGNDAFNYVLTTTGYQTQANILPPVFDGGLFQKTRLTAVNLAGSLPYLSAENTTTAFGYVTTRNGALTIEIQSGTWLGGLAGGDIHLSVTPVSTPAPPQNSTLILAYDFGPPGLVFDPGINLSWHYDASTLPPGVTPADLIAVYFEGNTWIELPGSLDEVNRTITVQIDHFSTYGLMAVLPEKTDDIPELPDAEQEKPAEIPEKTLLPISEGDDDTPGKFEGRYLISAFVGAMLAGGAVLLFTRRADSY; from the coding sequence TTGAAACAGAGTCCTCTTCTTACCTTACCGATACTTCTACTTGCCGGAGCCCTTATCTGGCTTTCGTCTTCCCCCATCGCCTATCACGCCGGCCCGGTCACGGGATTGTATATGATATCTGTTTCACCTGTACCAGGCGCGTTTTCTGCTCCAGCGGATTCCGCAATACAGGCATCGTTTTCAGAACCGGTAGCCTCCCAATCTCTGACACCGGACAGCTTCAGAGTGCACGGTTCTCTGTCAGGGACCATTCCAGGAACATTTGGCGGAGGGGGAACATCCACTGTCACCTTTTTCCCTTCATCAGCCTTCTTACCGGGAGAAAGGGTTACCGTAACTATTACCGATACCCTTTCAGCTGTTTCCGGCAATGAACTATCTCCTACTTATACATGGCAATTTACCGTTTCCGCCAGCGCCGGGCCGGGTAGTTTTTCCATCAGCCAAGTGCTAGCCGCCACTGCCTATTCTTCTGTTTCCGTGGGCGACCTGAACAGGGACGGATATGTCGATGCCGTTTTGTCAAAGAACGGTCAAAACGAAATCTGGCTCAACCAGGGGGACGGTACGCTGTCCCTTTACTGGACAGCGCCGGAAGCAGATGAAACCAGGCGCACTGTGTTATTCGACCTTGACAACGACGGTGATCTGGATATCTACGTAGCCAATAAAGGCAATGACTTTATCTGGCTTAATCACGATAATGCCTCCTCATTTAACAACAATCAGACTTTCTCTTTCAATGATTCTACCGCCGCCGTTGCCAGTGATTTCGACAACGATGGTTTCATAGACATCTACGTTACCCGATATGGGAACAGCGACGTTCTCCTGATGAATGACGGTAATGGCGCCCTTCAAGCGACCGGCGCCATTCCAGGAGCCAGCACCAACAGTAATGGCGCGGTTATAGCTGATTTCAACAACGACGGCCTGTTGGATGTTTTCACAGCCATACAGGGTTACAATCAGGTTCTCCTGAATGAAGGCTCCGCTGTCTTCACACCCGGCTGGACTTCACCCAATTCAAGAATCAGTTACGCTCTCGATACCGGCGATTTTAACAGTGACGACAATATGGATGTACTGGTCGCCAACGGCAACACCCCCAATGAAATCTGGCTTGGCAACGGCGACGGCACCTTCGCCGACAGCGGTCAGTCTCTCGGGGGAAATATCTGGACAGCAGATATCGCGGCCGCCGATTTCAATGGTGATGGATTGCCTGATGTTTATCAGGCCAATGGTATCGTGCCCGGTCCCGACCAGGTATTATTTTCAGATTCTGGTGGAAACCTGGTGGATTCTGGCGCAGTATTCGACAGCAAAATCAGTACCGCTGTCGCGACCGCCGACTTCAACAACGACGGCTTCGTCGATTTCCTGGTTACTTCATCAGATGGCGCTGAACTGTGGCTGAATCTAACCGAAGGCATCAATATCACTTCACCTGTATCTTCAAGCACCTGGTTCATCGGGGATACCGAGCTGCTGACCTGGACCTCTTTCGGTTTCGACGGCGCTGTGGCTATTGAGATATCCCGGGACGGCGGAAACACCTGGGTAAGCATCGGGGCTGATGTCGATAATACCGGGACATTCGAATGGACGGTTGACGAACCGGAGAGCCCGACTGTCAGGTTCCGGATAACATCAGTAACGGATCAGTCCATGACGGCAGTCTCGGAGCAATTCACGATTTTATTCCCCGACCCGGTCGCTATGAATGATTCCTATCAGACAGAACAAGATACCGAACTGGCTGTTCCCTCCGATCAGGGGGTACTGGTCAACGATACCTTCGGCGGTTCCATGGACCTGTCCGCCTCATTGGTGACCGGGCCGGAAAACGGTTCGCTGGAGATTTATCCGAACGGTTCTTTCATCTATATTCCCGATGTAGGCTACTTCGGTAATGATAGTTTCTCCTATTCAGCATCTGCCGGGGTTCAGGTATCTAATATCGCCAGTGTAGAGATTACGGTTATCGGCCATACGAACGTGCCACCCATGGCTGTCGATGATACTTTTGTTACTCAGAAGAACCAGACACTGGCCATATCTGAAAATGAAGGCGTACTGGCAAACGACGCCGATGAGGAGAGCGAATCACTGTCGGCCAGCTTAATCACGGATGTAACTAATGGCGAGCTAAACTTCCAATCGGACGGAAGTTTTCAGTATATCCCGGCCGAAGGTTTTTCCGGCATCGACTCTTTCGTTTACAAAGCTAATGACGGCACCGACGATTCCAATCCGGCTACGGTTACCATTATGGTCGAGGATAATTCTCCGAAAATCACCGCCGAGCCAACCGATATTTTGATTGTGTATGGGGAAACGGGACAATTCACCTCTGAAGCCATCGGCGTTCCGGCACCTTCGATACAATGGCAACAAAGCCTTGACCATGGTCAGACCTGGATCGATATCCCCGGCGCGGTTGACGGCACTCTGACTCTGTCACAGGCTGATGTCTCATGGACCGGACGGCAATATCGGAGTGTATTCACCAACGAACACGGCAGTACCGCATCATCGGCCGCCAGACTGACGGTATCAGCCCGAACTGTCGTCGTCACCGCCGACCCGGTAAATAAGACCTACGGTGAAGACGACCCGGTTTTAAGTTTTCAGATTTCGGTTGGGTCATTGGTGGCTGGTGATGCCTTCGATGGAGAACCGGGTAGAGAACCCGGAGAAGACACAGGTGAGTACGTAATATATCAGGGCAGTCTATCGCTGTCGTCAAACTATGAACTGACATTCAAAGGGTCCACCCTGACCATCCTGCCCAAACCGGCTTCTGCTACACCTGATAATATCAGTAAATACGAGGGTGAACCGGACCCGGTTCTGACGGGGACCTTGAACGGTTTTCTGGAAAATGACGGCATTACAGCCGAGTATTCCAGGGAGCCCGGCGAAGGGCTGGGACAATACCAGATTCAAGTGATTCTGACACCGGCAGACAAACTGACCAACTATCAGGTTACTCTTAACACCGGTGTGTTTTCCATTGTGGATAACCCGTATCCTCAAATAGTCGAGCAACCCGACGACCAGACAATAATTTACGGGAACGATGCCGTCTTTACGATAGTCGCCGAAGGGAATCCGGCACCGGAGGTAGTATGGCAAACCAGTGATGACGGCATTGAATGGCAATCGGTTATCGATGGTACCGGACATGTTTTTACTGTCCGGACACCCGAAGTGGCCATTGACGGACGTCGATATCGCGCTGTGGTCACCAATGAGTTCGGAGAAATATACAGCCGGATAGTTACTTTGAATGTGGTTCCTCGGGCGGTTGCGCCGATAGTGACCGTAGCCGAAAAAGTTTATGATGAAAATACTACGGCTCACATCAATTTCAGAGCTTTGTCCGGGCTTATCGATGGTGATGACGTCTACCTGGTCGGCGGCAACGCGGTATTCGCGACCCGAGACACCGGCAACGATATTGCTGTTACAATTACCGGACTCAGTATTGCCGGAAATGACGCCTTTAATTACGTCCTGACGACCACCGGATACCAGACACAGGCCAATATTCTGCCGCCGGTTTTTGACGGCGGCCTTTTTCAGAAAACAAGGTTGACGGCAGTAAACCTGGCAGGCAGTCTGCCATATCTGTCAGCCGAAAACACCACCACCGCATTCGGATATGTCACCACCAGAAACGGCGCGCTGACTATTGAAATCCAATCCGGTACCTGGCTGGGTGGTCTGGCCGGAGGTGATATCCACCTTTCAGTAACCCCAGTTTCAACGCCCGCCCCTCCCCAAAATTCAACGCTCATACTTGCCTACGACTTCGGTCCGCCGGGACTTGTTTTCGACCCGGGAATCAACCTGTCCTGGCATTATGATGCAAGCACTCTGCCCCCGGGTGTTACGCCGGCGGATCTGATTGCCGTTTACTTTGAGGGAAACACCTGGATCGAACTGCCCGGATCACTGGATGAGGTAAATCGCACCATCACCGTCCAGATCGACCACTTTTCCACTTACGGCCTGATGGCCGTACTGCCTGAGAAAACGGACGATATACCGGAACTACCCGATGCTGAACAAGAAAAGCCAGCCGAAATTCCAGAAAAGACGCTTCTGCCGATATCGGAAGGCGACGATGACACACCCGGCAAATTCGAAGGCCGTTACCTGATATCAGCTTTTGTCGGCGCCATGCTTGCAGGTGGTGCGGTCCTGTTATTCACCAGACGCGCCGATTCATATTGA
- a CDS encoding nitrogen regulatory protein P-II (PFAM: nitrogen regulatory protein P-II~KEGG: det:DET1124 nitrogen regulatory protein P-II), giving the protein MKKIEAIIREERLDAVKKALEEKGLIGMTVTEVSGRGQQKGIPLQWRVGEYRVDFLPKLKIEMICHEDDCDIAVEAILKAAKTGKIGDGKIFIIPVDAAYRIRTGETGESVI; this is encoded by the coding sequence ATGAAAAAGATAGAAGCTATAATCCGTGAAGAACGGCTGGATGCCGTAAAAAAAGCCCTTGAAGAAAAAGGACTGATAGGCATGACCGTCACCGAGGTCTCCGGTCGGGGTCAGCAAAAAGGAATACCCTTGCAATGGCGAGTCGGTGAATACCGGGTGGACTTTCTACCGAAACTCAAAATTGAGATGATCTGCCACGAAGATGACTGTGATATTGCGGTTGAAGCCATACTAAAAGCGGCCAAGACCGGCAAAATCGGCGACGGCAAGATATTCATCATCCCTGTCGACGCGGCTTATCGAATTCGTACCGGGGAAACCGGCGAGTCGGTCATATAA
- a CDS encoding translation elongation factor P (KEGG: det:DET0870 translation elongation factor P~TIGRFAM: translation elongation factor P~PFAM: Elongation factor P ; Elongation factor P/YeiP protein; Elongation factor KOW domain protein) gives MEVSEVSKNNKLLIDGVPYAVENVSFVKPGKGRAIYRLKLRNLLSGVLSEPTYHSGDKFDEASISVRDMQYLYEENGHYHFMDSENFEQHLMEEAVVGDKAKYLKDNLDVQVMIWEDKPIDLILPKVVDLAVVETEEALKGATATAQLKTARLETGLEIGVPPFIKEGDIIRVNTVTCSYSERVG, from the coding sequence GTGGAAGTTTCTGAAGTAAGTAAGAACAACAAACTGTTAATTGACGGCGTACCGTATGCCGTTGAAAATGTCAGTTTCGTAAAACCGGGCAAGGGCCGGGCTATCTATCGACTGAAACTCCGCAACCTGCTGAGCGGAGTCTTATCCGAACCCACTTATCATTCCGGTGATAAGTTCGATGAAGCCAGTATCAGCGTCAGGGACATGCAGTACCTCTACGAAGAGAACGGCCATTATCACTTCATGGATTCCGAAAACTTCGAACAGCACCTGATGGAAGAAGCGGTGGTTGGAGACAAGGCCAAATATCTCAAGGACAATCTCGATGTTCAGGTCATGATTTGGGAAGACAAGCCTATCGACCTGATACTTCCAAAAGTGGTGGATTTGGCCGTGGTTGAAACAGAAGAAGCCTTGAAAGGTGCGACCGCAACCGCCCAGTTGAAAACCGCCAGACTGGAAACCGGACTGGAAATCGGTGTGCCCCCATTCATCAAGGAAGGCGACATCATACGGGTCAACACCGTTACCTGCAGTTACAGCGAAAGAGTCGGTTAG
- a CDS encoding mannosyl-3-phosphoglycerate synthase (TIGRFAM: mannosyl-3-phosphoglycerate synthase; HAD-superfamily hydrolase, subfamily IIB; mannosyl-3-phosphoglycerate phosphatase family; mannosyl-3-phosphoglycerate phosphatase~KEGG: dev:DhcVS_1144 HAD-superfamily hydrolase~PFAM: Mannosyl-3-phosphoglycerate synthase; Haloacid dehalogenase domain protein hydrolase type 3), whose translation MTRLSKQEANVRLERTRQAEHLGSVTIYGVRRVLELDSGAKNPQVAENSDVQKVEREAIDEIERKMVIVLPIKDEDAKVFEGVLSAMPHDCFIIVLSNSQRGDIDAFRIEHDILSRFCQITRRQAMLVHQKDPAVAKAFVEAGYPEILGEDGLIRSGKSEGMILGIMLAKVLGKDYVGFIDTDNYIPGAALEYAKHYAATFSIAKTPYVMTRIQWRYKPKMYGELYFKKWGRVSEITNKHLNNMISTMGQFETDVFKTGNAGEHAMSVALAERLNFGTGYAVETEELISILEKFTGMLPIENKEASEKGVEIFQTETVNPHLHAEKGDEHVLNEMMQPSLSVIYHSPLSQERIKAQILDELVEAGCLESGQEPPPVTLMPPPQQADLDSFSAALSGEFRRLFVPEDLPLPVSTARPFGERIKQIIFSDLDGTLLHPSNYSYSEALIALRRIQTHDIPVVFCSSKTRAEQENLRQELGLNHPFITENGSAIYVPKGYFHRPHSYDRVIDDYVVTEIGLPYQDVKHKIEQVRNDVSERLLKNPSLGSLAVTGYSDMSVEEVAIETGLTLKAAERAKQREYSETIKLHGSRQAIELMLTELKNAGLNYAFGGKFYTITAGSDKGKAVKILTELFKLNFGNVLTFGIGDSENDVSMLSAVNKPMQVQGPAQRWAKIKVPQLVFVKGIGPEGWSRAVEDILRQTT comes from the coding sequence ATGACGCGTCTGTCGAAGCAGGAGGCTAACGTGCGTTTGGAGAGAACACGACAGGCAGAGCACCTGGGATCGGTTACCATATACGGCGTTCGCCGCGTTTTGGAACTGGATTCCGGAGCTAAAAACCCCCAGGTTGCGGAAAACTCCGATGTTCAGAAAGTGGAGCGTGAAGCCATTGATGAAATCGAACGTAAAATGGTGATTGTGCTACCGATCAAGGATGAAGATGCCAAGGTTTTCGAAGGCGTCTTGTCGGCGATGCCCCATGATTGTTTCATTATCGTTCTGTCCAACAGCCAACGGGGAGATATCGACGCATTTCGCATCGAGCATGACATTCTGAGCCGCTTCTGCCAGATAACCCGAAGGCAGGCGATGCTCGTTCATCAGAAAGATCCCGCCGTGGCCAAGGCCTTTGTCGAAGCCGGATATCCTGAAATTCTCGGCGAGGATGGTTTAATCCGGAGTGGTAAAAGTGAGGGGATGATACTTGGAATAATGCTGGCCAAGGTGCTGGGAAAAGATTATGTCGGTTTCATTGATACCGATAACTACATTCCGGGAGCCGCGCTGGAATATGCCAAGCACTATGCGGCTACTTTCAGCATCGCCAAAACGCCCTATGTCATGACTCGAATCCAATGGCGTTATAAACCCAAAATGTATGGCGAATTGTATTTCAAGAAGTGGGGCAGGGTATCGGAGATTACCAACAAGCACCTGAATAACATGATTTCTACCATGGGCCAGTTCGAAACCGACGTATTCAAAACCGGTAATGCCGGTGAACACGCGATGAGCGTAGCTCTGGCCGAAAGGCTCAACTTTGGAACCGGGTATGCTGTGGAAACAGAAGAGCTGATTTCCATACTTGAAAAATTCACCGGTATGTTGCCGATTGAAAATAAAGAGGCATCAGAAAAAGGCGTCGAAATTTTCCAGACCGAAACCGTCAATCCCCACCTTCACGCCGAGAAGGGGGATGAGCATGTGCTGAATGAGATGATGCAACCCAGCCTGTCAGTCATTTATCACAGCCCGCTGTCACAGGAACGAATCAAAGCTCAGATACTGGATGAACTGGTGGAAGCGGGTTGTCTGGAATCAGGGCAGGAACCACCGCCGGTTACCCTGATGCCCCCGCCTCAGCAGGCAGACCTCGACAGTTTCTCCGCGGCTTTGAGCGGGGAATTCCGGCGTTTGTTCGTGCCGGAGGATTTACCGCTACCGGTATCCACGGCGCGTCCGTTCGGGGAACGGATTAAACAGATAATATTCTCTGACCTGGACGGCACGTTGCTACATCCGTCCAATTATTCATATTCTGAAGCGCTGATAGCCCTACGTCGCATTCAGACACACGACATTCCGGTCGTCTTTTGTTCATCTAAGACTAGAGCCGAACAGGAAAATCTGAGGCAGGAACTGGGCCTGAATCATCCTTTCATTACCGAAAACGGCTCAGCAATATATGTCCCGAAAGGCTATTTTCACCGACCGCATTCTTACGACAGAGTCATCGATGACTATGTCGTGACGGAGATAGGTCTGCCTTATCAGGATGTGAAACATAAAATTGAGCAGGTCAGAAATGACGTCAGTGAACGGTTATTGAAAAATCCTTCTCTTGGAAGCCTGGCGGTTACCGGCTACAGTGATATGTCGGTGGAAGAAGTCGCCATTGAAACGGGACTGACATTGAAAGCCGCCGAACGGGCGAAACAGCGCGAATATTCAGAAACCATCAAGCTTCATGGCAGTCGTCAGGCGATTGAACTGATGCTGACCGAACTGAAAAACGCCGGTTTGAATTATGCTTTCGGGGGCAAGTTCTATACCATTACTGCCGGCAGTGATAAGGGTAAGGCAGTGAAAATACTCACCGAACTGTTCAAGCTCAATTTCGGCAACGTATTGACCTTCGGTATCGGGGATTCGGAAAATGACGTGTCGATGTTGTCGGCGGTCAATAAACCGATGCAGGTACAGGGGCCGGCACAGCGTTGGGCTAAAATAAAAGTGCCCCAACTTGTTTTCGTTAAAGGTATCGGGCCGGAAGGGTGGAGTCGGGCGGTAGAGGATATTCTGCGTCAGACTACTTGA
- a CDS encoding ammonium transporter (KEGG: det:DET1125 ammonium transporter~TIGRFAM: ammonium transporter~PFAM: ammonium transporter), whose amino-acid sequence MNSGDTAWILVSTALVMLMTPGVALFYGGMVRKKNLISTLMMSFAVLALVSILWVLFGYSLSFGSSISSLVGNFDFLGLNNVGMDPTEGSTIPHLLFMMFQGMFAIITVALITGAVVERIKFSTLLVFAAVWLAVIYGPVAHWVWGGGWIGELGALDFAGGTVVHINAGVSAAALVLLLGARRGLGKEPMEPNNIPMVMLGAALLWFGWFGFNGGSALAADGAAANAFVTTNTAAAAAAFVWILLSWRSRRPTLLGAVTGAVAGLVAITPAAGFVTPMAAIAIGGVAALVCYWAMSFKARKGFDDSLDVMSVHGVGGIWGALATGIFATAAVGGVDGALSGNLEQLGIQAVAVAATMAYAFIGTLAIGWILDKTMGLRVKESEEIVGLDISQHGERAYGGIK is encoded by the coding sequence ATGAACTCAGGTGATACTGCCTGGATTCTGGTCTCAACCGCTCTGGTCATGTTGATGACACCAGGAGTGGCGCTGTTCTACGGCGGAATGGTGCGCAAGAAAAATCTCATCTCAACCTTGATGATGAGTTTTGCCGTACTGGCACTGGTTTCAATTCTGTGGGTGCTGTTTGGCTACTCACTGAGCTTTGGCTCCAGTATCTCAAGTCTGGTCGGTAACTTTGATTTTCTCGGTCTGAACAACGTCGGTATGGACCCCACCGAGGGTTCGACCATTCCCCATCTTCTGTTCATGATGTTTCAGGGTATGTTCGCCATCATTACCGTAGCCCTGATTACCGGTGCGGTGGTAGAACGCATCAAGTTCAGTACCCTGCTGGTTTTTGCCGCCGTCTGGCTGGCCGTTATTTATGGCCCGGTAGCTCACTGGGTCTGGGGAGGGGGCTGGATCGGTGAACTTGGCGCTCTTGATTTCGCCGGTGGTACGGTGGTGCATATCAATGCCGGTGTCTCTGCCGCCGCCCTGGTTCTACTGCTCGGCGCCAGACGTGGGCTGGGTAAAGAACCCATGGAGCCCAACAACATTCCAATGGTTATGCTCGGCGCCGCGTTACTCTGGTTTGGCTGGTTCGGGTTCAACGGTGGAAGCGCGTTGGCCGCTGACGGAGCCGCCGCCAACGCTTTCGTCACTACCAACACCGCCGCGGCCGCGGCCGCTTTTGTCTGGATACTGCTGTCCTGGAGAAGCCGAAGGCCCACTCTGCTGGGTGCGGTAACCGGCGCCGTAGCCGGTCTGGTTGCCATCACCCCGGCGGCTGGTTTCGTTACTCCCATGGCCGCCATCGCCATTGGTGGCGTCGCCGCCCTGGTTTGTTACTGGGCGATGAGCTTCAAGGCCAGAAAAGGCTTTGATGATTCACTGGATGTCATGTCGGTACACGGTGTCGGTGGTATCTGGGGAGCGCTGGCTACCGGTATCTTCGCCACAGCCGCGGTCGGCGGCGTCGACGGGGCTTTGAGTGGCAATCTGGAACAGCTTGGCATTCAGGCAGTGGCTGTAGCGGCGACCATGGCGTATGCCTTCATCGGAACCCTGGCTATCGGTTGGATTCTGGACAAGACCATGGGGCTCAGGGTCAAGGAATCGGAAGAAATCGTCGGTCTGGATATCTCTCAACACGGAGAACGAGCTTACGGAGGGATTAAATAA
- a CDS encoding tRNA synthetase class II (D K and N) (PFAM: tRNA synthetase class II (D K and N)~KEGG: deh:cbdb_A853 lysyl-tRNA synthetase-related protein), which yields MDIERLTKKGRSLRRRAEIIKAIRDFFLHRDYLEVETPLLTAVPIPETHIDAIATDRGFLVSSPEIYMKPLLAAGYDRIFQICHSFRKNEIGTHHLEEFSMLEYYRAGFDYLELAGETEELVLHIAGKLGTSGVLNYQNRQIDLSGPWERLTVREAFIKACDWDPLASPDPERFDLELATSVAGLSYDKPLVLYDFPADMASLSRLKSGNPAVAERTELFIGGLEVANIFSELTDVEEQRRRFIAELSADKSKPQAELPEAFLEALRYLPESAGGALGVDRLVMLFCDAADIREVNFFPI from the coding sequence GTGGATATCGAACGCCTGACGAAAAAAGGACGCTCTCTGAGGCGCCGGGCGGAAATCATAAAAGCCATCCGGGACTTTTTTCTCCACCGGGACTATCTGGAAGTAGAAACCCCTCTGCTGACCGCTGTTCCCATTCCGGAAACCCATATCGATGCCATCGCTACCGACCGCGGCTTTCTGGTTTCGTCCCCTGAAATATACATGAAGCCTCTGCTGGCCGCCGGTTACGACCGAATATTTCAGATTTGTCATAGTTTCCGAAAAAATGAGATCGGCACTCATCACCTGGAAGAGTTCTCCATGCTGGAATATTATCGGGCGGGCTTCGATTATCTGGAACTGGCAGGGGAAACGGAGGAACTGGTCCTTCATATTGCCGGCAAACTGGGAACCTCCGGCGTCCTGAATTACCAGAACCGGCAGATAGACCTGTCCGGCCCCTGGGAGCGGTTGACCGTCAGGGAAGCTTTCATCAAAGCCTGTGACTGGGATCCGCTGGCCTCACCTGATCCTGAACGGTTCGACCTGGAACTGGCTACGTCGGTAGCCGGGTTGAGTTATGATAAGCCTCTGGTATTGTATGATTTCCCGGCAGATATGGCGTCACTCTCCAGACTGAAGAGCGGTAACCCCGCAGTCGCGGAACGAACTGAACTCTTCATCGGCGGATTAGAGGTTGCCAATATCTTCAGCGAACTGACCGACGTCGAGGAACAGAGACGTCGTTTCATCGCCGAGTTATCGGCCGATAAAAGCAAGCCACAGGCAGAATTGCCTGAGGCTTTTCTGGAAGCACTACGTTATCTGCCGGAATCAGCCGGCGGCGCGCTGGGTGTTGACCGCCTGGTGATGCTTTTCTGTGACGCCGCCGATATCAGGGAAGTCAATTTCTTCCCGATTTAG
- a CDS encoding Nitrilase/cyanide hydratase and apolipoprotein N-acyltransferase (PFAM: Nitrilase/cyanide hydratase and apolipoprotein N-acyltransferase~KEGG: msi:Msm_0500 N-carbamoyl-D-amino acid amidohydrolase): MKVAIYQIADSGDAARNIEKAYKAIIDTKADFFALPEFFSIPGGDYRKSYTLESCYRETGKPAYDMLAEASLRFPGYIIGGSILEDGGDCYYNTCYVWKQGKIVTSYRKIKITREEVELKICPGKDIVTFDSPFGRIGLMICADCISWEMVDAVADGSKYVFLPVSLTDPNHPPFTGHPVSQTIADKHGSTVIKITRMGMFGGKPLSSRSAVTTPAGTIWEGPEAGETLEIVEV, encoded by the coding sequence ATGAAAGTAGCCATCTATCAGATAGCCGACAGCGGTGATGCCGCCCGAAACATCGAGAAAGCTTATAAGGCCATTATCGACACCAAAGCCGATTTTTTCGCTTTGCCTGAGTTTTTCTCCATTCCTGGTGGCGATTATCGCAAATCGTACACACTTGAAAGCTGTTATCGGGAAACCGGTAAGCCGGCCTATGATATGCTGGCCGAGGCCAGTCTGCGTTTCCCCGGGTATATCATCGGCGGCAGTATTCTGGAAGACGGCGGTGACTGTTATTACAATACCTGCTATGTCTGGAAACAGGGCAAGATAGTCACGTCCTACCGGAAAATCAAGATAACCCGGGAAGAAGTTGAGCTGAAGATATGTCCCGGAAAGGATATAGTGACCTTTGATTCTCCCTTTGGCCGAATCGGGTTGATGATATGCGCTGACTGCATTTCCTGGGAGATGGTCGATGCCGTTGCTGACGGTTCCAAATACGTGTTTCTACCCGTATCACTGACCGATCCCAATCATCCGCCGTTCACCGGGCATCCGGTTTCCCAGACAATCGCCGACAAACACGGTTCGACGGTGATCAAAATCACCAGAATGGGAATGTTCGGCGGTAAGCCTCTGTCCAGTCGGAGCGCCGTTACCACTCCCGCCGGTACGATATGGGAAGGGCCTGAAGCTGGTGAAACACTGGAGATAGTGGAAGTCTAA